Proteins encoded together in one Deinococcus hopiensis KR-140 window:
- a CDS encoding adenine deaminase: protein MVQAGETEQTVRQRLVRVARGLEAADLRIRGAQVVQPATREVFGADVLVSGGRVAALVGTGTEHVAARTVEARGAFLAPGLIDAHVHIESSLLTPARFAAAVLPRGTTAVVAEPHEVVNVLGSEGLRWMLEAGRSSGLRVYASVPSCVPASPFERGGAQMQAQDVARALRLPGVLGLAEMMNYPGVLGGDAAVWDVLEAGRGGRMDGHAAGVTGADLQAYAAAGLHSDHEATTPEEARERLRAGLWLMVREGSAARNLEALLPVLRERPRRAMLVSDDVSVDELLSLGHLDRLMRVCVAGGLHPADALALVTCNPAEYWGLHALGLVAPGYHADFVLLRDLEGFEVLETFVGGTEARAGGVTPPLPGGGVNLGAGWDAAGFDVPAHWPVIAVHPQQITTAAGPLGSGNARLVVADRYGRGEHSACWTSGTGMTGGALAVSVLHDAHHVAVLGGTDADVRAAGRALEALGGGAVVVSGGEVRASLPLPFAGLMSDLPPGEAAARLAEVTAACRSLGCTLPYPVTTLSFLGLSVIPALKLTPHGLLDVRAWQLLGREETV from the coding sequence ATGGTCCAGGCGGGCGAGACAGAGCAAACGGTGCGGCAGAGGCTGGTGCGGGTGGCGCGCGGGCTTGAGGCGGCGGACCTGCGGATACGGGGCGCGCAGGTGGTGCAGCCCGCAACGCGCGAGGTCTTTGGGGCCGACGTACTCGTGTCTGGGGGACGGGTGGCCGCCCTGGTGGGCACGGGGACAGAACACGTGGCTGCGCGCACGGTGGAGGCGCGCGGCGCGTTCCTCGCCCCGGGATTGATCGACGCCCACGTCCATATCGAGTCCAGCCTACTCACGCCCGCACGCTTCGCGGCGGCGGTCTTGCCGCGCGGCACAACAGCGGTGGTGGCCGAGCCGCACGAGGTGGTCAACGTGCTGGGAAGCGAGGGCCTGCGCTGGATGCTGGAGGCCGGGCGGTCTTCCGGGCTGCGCGTTTACGCCTCGGTCCCTTCCTGCGTGCCCGCCAGTCCCTTTGAGCGCGGCGGCGCGCAGATGCAGGCGCAAGACGTCGCCCGGGCCCTGCGCCTGCCCGGCGTGCTGGGCCTGGCCGAGATGATGAACTACCCGGGAGTTCTGGGCGGAGACGCGGCTGTCTGGGACGTGCTGGAGGCTGGGCGGGGGGGCCGCATGGACGGACACGCGGCGGGAGTGACAGGCGCGGACCTGCAGGCCTACGCCGCTGCGGGCCTGCACTCAGACCACGAGGCCACGACACCCGAGGAAGCCCGGGAACGCCTGCGCGCCGGGTTGTGGCTGATGGTGCGCGAGGGCTCGGCGGCGCGCAATCTGGAGGCGCTGCTGCCCGTGCTGCGCGAACGCCCGCGCCGCGCCATGCTGGTCAGCGACGATGTGAGCGTGGACGAACTGCTTTCGCTGGGGCATCTGGACCGGCTGATGCGCGTCTGTGTGGCGGGCGGCCTGCACCCGGCGGACGCGCTGGCCCTGGTCACCTGCAACCCCGCCGAATACTGGGGCCTGCATGCCCTGGGGCTGGTGGCCCCCGGATACCACGCCGACTTCGTGCTGCTGCGTGATCTGGAGGGCTTCGAGGTACTGGAGACGTTCGTGGGCGGCACGGAGGCGCGGGCAGGCGGGGTGACGCCTCCCCTGCCCGGTGGCGGCGTGAACCTGGGCGCGGGCTGGGACGCGGCGGGCTTCGACGTCCCCGCCCACTGGCCCGTGATCGCCGTTCATCCGCAGCAGATCACGACGGCGGCCGGGCCACTCGGCAGCGGCAATGCGCGCCTGGTGGTGGCGGACCGCTACGGACGCGGCGAGCATTCGGCGTGCTGGACCTCGGGTACCGGCATGACGGGGGGAGCGCTTGCGGTCAGCGTGCTGCACGATGCCCACCACGTCGCCGTCCTGGGCGGCACAGACGCCGACGTTCGGGCAGCGGGCCGGGCGCTGGAAGCCCTGGGCGGCGGAGCCGTCGTGGTGTCGGGCGGCGAGGTGCGCGCCAGCCTTCCCCTCCCCTTTGCCGGGCTGATGAGTGACCTGCCTCCGGGTGAGGCTGCGGCGCGGCTCGCGGAGGTCACGGCGGCCTGCCGTTCTCTCGGCTGCACCCTGCCCTATCCGGTCACCACCCTTAGCTTCCTGGGCCTGAGCGTGATTCCGGCCCTCAAACTCACGCCCCACGGCCTGCTGGACGTGCGGGCCTGGCAGCTGCTGGGCAGGGAGGAAACGGTATGA
- a CDS encoding M36 family metallopeptidase, protein MNKNLGLAALLSALLLAGCGEQPSASASQSPALGAQSAGKPATGSSTAAARVFVPNPVQSTGEQSLSDGKDAASAVPTSAYKGVTLRNLDGSGYLRGDWAVVVSETGTPAYGTAFNFDRSQDQFEQVMAYFWITEAQLYLQSLGFGNELPAVNRHQQAIRVSQWGQDNSFQTDKQDEIRLGKGGVDDAEDGEVIVHEYGHAVHAAQVPGFGSSLEAGSIGEAFGDYLAVIVGQAVARREGVAIRTPLACVADWDSVSYTTTTPHCLRRLDTDKHYPEDVRGEVHADGEIWSGALLNIRTALGERNADRVIINAQFRFAPDTSFAAAAQATVDTARNMLGTSAAGTVRQVFVARGILK, encoded by the coding sequence ATGAACAAGAATCTGGGCCTGGCCGCCCTGCTGTCTGCCCTGCTCCTCGCCGGTTGCGGCGAGCAGCCCTCCGCCTCCGCGTCGCAGTCCCCGGCCCTCGGCGCGCAGAGCGCGGGCAAACCCGCCACCGGCAGCAGTACCGCTGCCGCCCGCGTATTCGTGCCCAATCCGGTGCAGAGCACAGGGGAGCAGTCGCTGAGCGATGGCAAGGACGCTGCCAGCGCCGTGCCCACGAGCGCCTACAAAGGTGTGACCCTGCGCAATCTGGACGGCAGCGGTTACCTGCGCGGCGACTGGGCGGTGGTGGTCAGCGAAACGGGCACGCCCGCTTACGGCACCGCCTTCAACTTCGACCGCTCACAGGACCAGTTTGAGCAGGTGATGGCGTACTTCTGGATCACGGAAGCGCAACTCTATTTGCAGTCGCTGGGCTTCGGCAACGAGCTTCCGGCCGTCAACCGCCACCAGCAGGCCATCCGGGTCAGCCAGTGGGGCCAGGACAACTCGTTCCAGACGGACAAGCAAGACGAGATCCGCCTGGGCAAGGGCGGGGTGGACGACGCCGAGGACGGCGAGGTGATCGTCCACGAGTACGGCCACGCGGTTCACGCGGCGCAGGTGCCCGGTTTCGGAAGCAGCCTGGAGGCGGGCAGCATCGGCGAAGCGTTTGGGGATTACCTCGCCGTGATCGTTGGCCAGGCGGTGGCCCGGCGCGAGGGGGTGGCGATTCGCACCCCGCTCGCCTGCGTGGCCGACTGGGACAGCGTGAGCTACACGACGACCACGCCCCACTGCCTGCGCCGCCTGGATACGGACAAGCACTACCCGGAAGACGTGCGCGGCGAGGTCCACGCCGACGGGGAAATCTGGTCGGGGGCGCTGCTGAACATCCGCACGGCGCTGGGCGAGCGCAACGCGGACCGCGTCATCATCAACGCGCAGTTCCGCTTCGCGCCGGACACCTCCTTCGCGGCGGCGGCGCAAGCCACGGTGGACACAGCGAGGAACATGCTGGGCACCTCGGCGGCAGGCACGGTGCGGCAGGTCTTCGTGGCACGCGGCATCTTGAAGTAA